One Equus quagga isolate Etosha38 chromosome 5, UCLA_HA_Equagga_1.0, whole genome shotgun sequence genomic window carries:
- the FIGLA gene encoding LOW QUALITY PROTEIN: factor in the germline alpha (The sequence of the model RefSeq protein was modified relative to this genomic sequence to represent the inferred CDS: deleted 1 base in 1 codon) gives MDALPGLLGVPQAEVLEDVLREQFGPLPQLAAICRLKRLPSGGYSSTEDLQLVLERRRVANAKERERIKNLNRGFAKLKALVPFLPQSRKPSKVDILKGAIEYIQVLNDVLEGAKDCEKQDPDHQNYSNNTSEPQISLARELSRNITQHAGCAVGLKNEEEGPWADGGRGELAYACRQCVVSTTGVTSPTRSLVKCFFLNHHVDVKKLKVHPLRCVVFSVLKHDGNKVILQKRLGGEVESASLADLLLK, from the exons ATGGACGCCTTGCCCGGCCTCCTGGGCGTCCCGCAGGCCGAGGTGCTGGAGGACGTGCTGCGGGAGCAGTTCGGGCCGCTGCCCCAGCTGGCCGCCATCTGCCGGCTCAAGCGGCTGCCCTCGGGCGGCTACTCGTCGACCGAGGACCTCCAGTTGGTGCTGGAGCGGCGGCGCGTGGCCAACGCCAAGGAGCGCGAGCGG ataaaAAATCTCAACCGAGGTTTTGCCAAATTGAAGGCACTGGTGCCATTTCTTCCCCAAAGTAGGAAGCCTAGCAAAGTTGATATTCTTAAAGGTGCAATTGAATACATCCAAGTTCTCAATGATGTTTTGGAAGGAGCCAAAGACTGTGAG AAACAAGACCCAGATCATCAGAACTATAGCAACAATACTTCTGAACCACAGATATCCTTGGCTAGAGAGCTATCGAGAAACATCACCCAACATGCCGGCTGTGCTGTGGGCttgaagaatgaggaggaaggGCCCTGGGCAGACGGTGGCCGTGGTGAGTTGGCATACGCTTGCCGCCAGTGTGTGGTGTCTACTACTGGAGTTACCTCCCCAACCAGGAGTCTGGTAAAGTGCTTCTTCTTAAATCACCATGTAGATGTT AAAAAACTCAAAGTGCATCCCTTGAGGTGTGTGGTGTTTTCTGTGCTAAAACATGATGGAAACAAGGTCATTTTGCAAAAGCGCCTAGGTGGCGAGGTGGAGTCTGCCAGTTTGGCAGATCTGTTACTAAAATGA